The Streptomyces tubercidicus DNA segment ACCGTAGAGGACGCCCACGACGAGGCCGATGCCGATGTCGAGGAGTTTGCGTTCGATGAAGCCGCGCACCAGGAGGTAGCCGAAGAGGCCGAAGACGACGCCGGAGGCGCCCGCGGTGTTGCTGCCGGGCGCGGCCGTGAGCCATACGCCCACTCCGCTGGCGAGGATGATCAGCAGGGCGACGGCGACAAAGCGGCGCACCCCGCTGCGCAGCGCGGCGACCAGGCCGAGCAGCAGCAACGGCAGGGTGTTCGCGGCGAGATGGCCGAAGCCGAAGTGCAGGAAGGCGGCGGGCACGACGTCTGCCAGCTCGGCGGGTTCGCGCGGGGTGATCCCGAAGGTGTCCAGGGCGCCGCCGGTGGCGAAGTCGACGCCCTCCAGCAGCCAGAGCAGGGCCACCCAGCCCAGCATCAGGCAGATCGCGGGCTTCGCGCGTGAGGTCATCTCCGGCCGTCCCTTCTCGTCCCCCGGTGGGGCGGCCCCCGGCGGAGCTTCGCGAGG contains these protein-coding regions:
- a CDS encoding rhomboid family intramembrane serine protease, yielding MTSRAKPAICLMLGWVALLWLLEGVDFATGGALDTFGITPREPAELADVVPAAFLHFGFGHLAANTLPLLLLGLVAALRSGVRRFVAVALLIILASGVGVWLTAAPGSNTAGASGVVFGLFGYLLVRGFIERKLLDIGIGLVVGVLYGSILWGALPTDSGISWQGHLFGLIGGVLAAFAFRVRAPGQLPAGEVRPVA